The nucleotide window GTTGCAAACTTTTCTTCTTCTTCATCAGAAAAGCCAACAAAGACGATGTCTTCAATATCTTCATGATTAAACACAAATGTATAATCTGGGTTGATATAGCCCTCTGGATAGAAGCAGCCAATATAATCATACATGACGGGCTCCTGTCGCATCAGCAGCTGCTTGCGTCCGTAAATAACCAAACGCTTTTCACCTTCCTTCAGCAGCACAATCGACCCATTAGGCAATAGCTTGTCCTTCCCATATTTCATAGCGGTCTCCCCTCTTGTTTAGCTGTACTTTTTAATAATGTAGTAGCGATGCAGCTCCATGATAAAGTGAAACGTAACGAACGAAAGCACGGTAAACACACTCATCAAAACAACAGCCACCATTTGTTGTGTAGCATACCCCACGCTTACATTTGCGACAAGATAACCTAATCCAACAGCCGCCGCTAAACTGCCACCAAACTTCCCTGCCATCTCTTGGTTTTTAATGGGCTCTTTTAATTTTTGAATATGACGCTTTGTATATCCATAAAGTGCTAGACCGTATAGACTAAAAGACACAATAAAATAAAGCGGCGTTTGTAAGCCAATCATGCCATATGCCATCTTTTGTGTTAACGTCATTAACCCAAACGAAAATACAACACCAAACACCCCGCGAAACAAGAT belongs to Ectobacillus sp. JY-23 and includes:
- a CDS encoding DUF4176 domain-containing protein, which produces MKYGKDKLLPNGSIVLLKEGEKRLVIYGRKQLLMRQEPVMYDYIGCFYPEGYINPDYTFVFNHEDIEDIVFVGFSDEEEEKFATLLGE